The Rosa chinensis cultivar Old Blush chromosome 7, RchiOBHm-V2, whole genome shotgun sequence DNA segment CTCAGCTTCTTGGTTTTGTGATCGATTCTCaaaggcagagagagagagagagagagagagagagagagagagagagagagagagagagagagagattagaaattagaaattatatatattaaattagaaatgtccATTCTGCCTTCCTTCAGGGTTTAAAAAGATGAAGTGTGGGCCTCTATGTCGGCTTTAACTCAGCAAGTGAAGTAATTTTTGGATCCGGATTCAAAATTTAGACTCGGGTGATGTTGTTTAAGAGTATAAGGACCAgtctaaataaaataaaaaaagtttaaggaccagactgattttaggcccaaagtTTAGAGGGATAAAATGAATttaattataatataaattcTCATGGTACTTGAAAGCcgaagtaaaaaaaattaatatttgacTACGTTGGGGCTCTGAGGTGTTTCCACGTAGTGCCAAATACTTGTGATCAAGTTGCATAGCGTTCCCCAATCTAGTGTATGTTGTTTTTTGGTGTTTGGATGTATTTTGCTTCAttcttgttttatgtactgtTTGCTTTGCTTAATGAGATATTTTGTAGAccatataaaaagaaaaaagaaaataactagGTCGGTCTCCAATTATGGTGCAGTCTGGGTATAACTATAATGTCTCGCTTCTGAAAGCTTACCGCCTTACGCACAAGAAAACAAACAGCTTTATTTTGTTCTATTTCTAACGCACAAAttgccaaataaaaaaaaaattaataattgaaactctcaAAAATACAAAACGCTGTGCCATTTTTGGTCCGCTCGTTAGTGTAAGGGTAAAATCCTCATATAGTATCCGAactatcacgaaatgcactttttggaACCAACAAATTTTCAGGGAGTCCAGTGGTACCTGTACTATCCCTCCATTAGCCGCTTATAGTACTTTCGTTCATTATTCAGTTAAAAATGCCTACTTGGCGGCATGTGACACTCATGTGAGTAAAATAATAAGAGTAAAATAGTATTTTCATTCATAattagaattatagaatttaatttattgaatatttataattaaaaaatattttaacatataaaaaaaagataaataatacCCAATTTATTCTTCATTGTTATTGggattagggctgtcaatttcgacacgacccaataacacgactcgaaacccgcacgaaataaagcgggttaaacccgcacgattaaaaagcgggtcggcagCGGGTCAACCTGTCATGattcatttaataaatgggtcggtcaCGGGTCAACCcacaacacgaagtgaacccgtataacctgattatgttatacttcttcttgaaattttggatgttgggagtatttgatcttaagattggacaatttgaaatcTTTTGTTTCatcattattagatttaattatttatgaattatatataattatttatattcttcgtcttatggagtttttagtgaatttaatcaatttctgttttttttagttaaatgggtcacaGTATTAATcattaaatgagtcattttgttcAACTTGACACGACCTAtgtattaaatgggttaagcgggttggaaatgaGTAaaccgtttaataaataggttgagttCGAGTttgaatttttgacacgattaataaatgggttgggtttggatttGTCTCTTCTGACACGACATATACCTTGACCCGAAATGAACcaaacccgacacgacccattgacagtcCTAATTGGGATACTTGGGTCAATTAATTTAagtacttttatttttgtttagttttttattttattttatgaaaagttaatatatactaatttggagataacttttttctcgaacaattaataggattaatcaatAGAGATGGTAGGTAAATCTAGATATTCACTCAATTCAATTCTAGGTCTTTCCTTTAACCTAGTCtaataaaaaatttgtaaaagaaatatgaaaaataggTGTTTTACGATTTTACCCATACTTTAACGGAATAATTGACGGAAGTACTAAAATGGTTAACGGAGGGATAATACAGGTACCACTAGACTCCCTAAAAATTTGTAagtaccaaaaagtgcatttcgtgataaATCATCAGGTACCATATATACGAAGTGGTGtaagctcagtggttagagtacccactacctatgtacgaagtcatgagttcgagtcaccatgataGCAGGAGTGAAATATTTTgattctcttaaaaaaaaaaaaaggtaccgTATAAAGATTTTACCCGTCGGTGTAATATATGTACAACGGAACTAACCAAGTGTCCAAGTACTATATCAGtcaatcatataaaaaaaaaaaaagtattttatCAGTCTATCTTCTCACAATCTCATGGAAACCCGAAACTTCTTcagccttttctttctttcgctCTGCATCGGATTTGTCCTCCTCTTCACTTGGGGTCACCTCCCTTACGCGCCTCCCTACACGACTGACCTTCTCGACTGCACCACCAACTCAGCATGGTGCACCTCCAAAAACCGCTCTCAGTCCAAACCGTCCAGCAACctcctcaaaaacaaaaaccaccgCAGCCACAACCACGCCTCCGACATTCCCCACCACCCTCTCGATCCCCTCACAGTCCAAGAACTCAACAAAATCCGAACCATCCTCTCCTCCCACGCGCTCTTCAAGTCCTCCTCAGCCTACGCGCTCCACTCCATCGAGCTCGAAGAGCCCGACAAGCCTTTCGTCCTCCGATGGAAAAAGGGCGACCCGCTGCTACCCAGAAAGGCCTCCGTCATCGCACGTGCCTCCGGGAAGGCGCACGTGCTGACCGTTGACCTGGCCACGAGCGAGGTGTCCGTACAGCAGACCGGAACCCACTTCGGCTATCCGATGCTGACCATGGAGGAAATAACCGCCGCGATCTGGGTCCCACTTTCGAACGCCAAGTTCAACCGCACGATCATCCAGCGCGGTGTTGATCTGGCGGACCTTGCGTGTTTGCCGATATCGTCGGGGTGGTTCGATGAGTACGAGGAGAACAGGAGGAGGTTGATTAAGGTACAGTGCTTCTCCACGAAGGACACTGTGAACTTTTACATGAGGCCAATCGAAGGGTTGACCGTTCTCGTTGACTTGGACGCCGAACAAGTGGTGGAGATTTCCGACAAGGGCGGGAACATTCCGATACCGAAGGCCGCCAACACAGACTATAGATACTCCGCCAGCCAGGAGGTCAGTCGAGTGATCAAGCTAGTGAATCCCATTTCCATTGAGCAACGAGAAGGTCCAAGTTTTACCGTGGAGGACGGTCACTTAGTAAAATGGGCAAATTGGGAATTTCATGTAAAAGCCGACGCCAGAGCCGGCGTGATCATATCTGAAGCTAGGGTCCGTGACCCAGATACCGGTGACCAAAGGGACGTGATGTACAAAGGGTTTCCGTCGGAGCTGTTTGTGCCTTACATGGACCCCACGGATGCATGGTACTTCAAGACTTATATGGATGCGGGCGAATACGGGTTCGGTTTACAGGCCATGCCGCTCGACCCGCTTAATGATTGCCCCCGTAACGCCTACTACATTGATGGTGTGTTTGCCACATCCAATGGAACGCCGTACGTCCGATCAAACATGATCTGCGTGTTCGAGAGCTATGGCGGGGATATCGGGTGGCGCCACACGGAGAGTCCGATAACGGGGATGGAGGTAAAGTACTTGAGTCCCAAGTAATTTTTAGACCCACATCTTTATTAATTAGGTACTAACGATGGTAGATTTCAGAGTGCACTCCCTCCATATGTGGTGCATTTGGATTTTGGACCCAGAAATAGGTCCCAAATACATTAACGATCGAGAGTGTTGTCCAATGTGCTTCAGTCCGTGAAGGCAATTGTCTCATCATTTATCTCATTTCCTACGTTGGAGATGTATTCCCTAATTTAAATGATTTTGGCAGGTGAGAGAAGTGAGGCCAAAGGTGACACTAGTGGTTAGAATGGCAGCGTCAGTTGGTAACTATGACTATATCGTGGACTGGGAGTTCCAAACAGACGGATTAATCAGAGTAAAGGTCAGTGGTGATGTGTACTTTTTCTAATACAAAATGaataattaatttattaatATGCTAACTGCACCTCAGCTTATAATTAATCGTACTAATTATATAGTTGGAAAATATATCAATCCCATGCAAGATATATGAGAAACCCTAATTGTATGTTATTTTCTGTTCATAAGATTATTGCTTGCTAATGATGGACGACATTCATTAATTAAGGAAATGAGTGTAATACGGAAAAGTTACTGAAGCTCAGtaccaatttcacaaataatgTTACTGACGCTCAGTAATCATTTGTACCATTGCCTTCGGTAAATAATCTGTACGGGAATTATCTAAATTACAAGCCAAATTGATATTGAGTTGCAAGATGATACAGGTTGGACTTAGTGGCATTTTGATGGTGAAAGGCACACCCTATGAGAACATGAACCAGGTCTTTGACCAAGACAATCTCCACGGCACTCTGTTATCTGAAAACGTTGTTGGAGTTATTCATGACCATTACATAACATTTCATCTTGATATGGATGTAGACGGTTCTGAAAATTCCTTTGTTAAAGTGAATCTCCAAAGGCAGCAAACCTCTCCTGATGAGTCCCCAAGGAAAAGCTTCTTGAAAGCAACTAGAACTGTGGCCAAAACGGAGAAGGATGCACAAGTCAAGCTAAGACTCTATGACCCGTCGGAGTTCCATGTGATCAACCCGTCGAAACAGACCCGGGTTGGGAACCCTGTCGGGTATAAGGTGGTTCCTGGTGCCACTGCTGCTAGTTTGCTTGATCCTGAAGACCCTCCCCAAAAGAGGGCTGCTTTTACGAATAACCAAATCTGGGTCACTCAATACAATCGGAGTGAGCAGTGGGCAGGTGGGTTGTTTGCTTACCAAAGCCATGGAGAAGATACTTTGGCCATGTGGTCTGACAAGTAAGACTAATTTGCATCATTTTTGTTAAGAATACCTTCGATTGTTCGATGTTTTGTGCTGAAATTACTGCCTTCATCGTGGATACATTACATCTTTGACAATGGAAATCTAGAATTAAACCATTAGATTTACTAGCTGGatgtttttgttgattttgtaggGATCGAGAAATTGAGAATAAAGACATTGTGGTTTGGTACACATTAGGGTTTCATCACATGCCATGCCAAGAAGACTTTCCTATAATGCCGACGGTGTCATCTAGCTTTGATTTGAAGCCTGTGAATTTCTTTCAGAGCAACCCCATACTCCGGACGCCGCCTAATGTTGAGAGTGATTTGCCTGTTTGCTCACCTGTTGCTTCAACTTAATTAGGGGATTCAACATTGATTATGCATATGCAGACTTTTAACTCATGACTAACCTTCCTGCACACGCAGTAGAGTGCAAGAGGTCTTCTCTATTTAGTCTTTCTGCATTATTTGTTGATATGTTTTTCTTATAAGCAAgtatttttttccttccttttcgaTTACTATATAGAAAGTTGCTAAAAAGAAAATGGGAGTGAAAGAGCGCACTCTCCATTTTATAATTTTTGAGAGTGTAAATTTCatattaaaagaagaaagaaagatcgAGTGATTTGAAAATTTAGGAGTCTATAATGAAACATGGGCCAAACCttgatataaattttagggttattatcacaaatggtacctgaactatacctcaatcttatcgatggtacctgaacttcaattttgatcacaactagtacccgaacttttcgatttcattttaaatggtatctagagccacctccggtcactattccgactaaaaacggcatgggaggcaatcatagtgatgatttcaagggttgcgatcatatatagtgatgattttttggtaatagacttgccttgaacttgtttttttgttttttatttttttagatttgagtttttttggccggaatagtgaccgaaggtggccttaggtaccatttaaaatgaaatcgaaaagtccGGGTACtgattgtgatcaaaattgaagttcaggtaccatcgataaaatagaggataagttcaggtaccatttgtgataataaccctaaattTTATAAAGATTCATG contains these protein-coding regions:
- the LOC112175386 gene encoding primary amine oxidase — encoded protein: METRNFFSLFFLSLCIGFVLLFTWGHLPYAPPYTTDLLDCTTNSAWCTSKNRSQSKPSSNLLKNKNHRSHNHASDIPHHPLDPLTVQELNKIRTILSSHALFKSSSAYALHSIELEEPDKPFVLRWKKGDPLLPRKASVIARASGKAHVLTVDLATSEVSVQQTGTHFGYPMLTMEEITAAIWVPLSNAKFNRTIIQRGVDLADLACLPISSGWFDEYEENRRRLIKVQCFSTKDTVNFYMRPIEGLTVLVDLDAEQVVEISDKGGNIPIPKAANTDYRYSASQEVSRVIKLVNPISIEQREGPSFTVEDGHLVKWANWEFHVKADARAGVIISEARVRDPDTGDQRDVMYKGFPSELFVPYMDPTDAWYFKTYMDAGEYGFGLQAMPLDPLNDCPRNAYYIDGVFATSNGTPYVRSNMICVFESYGGDIGWRHTESPITGMEVREVRPKVTLVVRMAASVGNYDYIVDWEFQTDGLIRVKVGLSGILMVKGTPYENMNQVFDQDNLHGTLLSENVVGVIHDHYITFHLDMDVDGSENSFVKVNLQRQQTSPDESPRKSFLKATRTVAKTEKDAQVKLRLYDPSEFHVINPSKQTRVGNPVGYKVVPGATAASLLDPEDPPQKRAAFTNNQIWVTQYNRSEQWAGGLFAYQSHGEDTLAMWSDKDREIENKDIVVWYTLGFHHMPCQEDFPIMPTVSSSFDLKPVNFFQSNPILRTPPNVESDLPVCSPVAST